The following are encoded together in the Methylomonas methanica MC09 genome:
- a CDS encoding DUF2523 domain-containing protein: MSVFVDVVNAIVESGQMVSDFFTTGIYELLTKFTAWFVKWSVVAMWKAKLAAIAFSWDVAQELITTLNISGYINAAWSTLDSKVLNMFVYFKIPEAVNIVMSAGVTKFVMKFLGI, from the coding sequence ATGTCTGTATTTGTTGATGTTGTTAACGCTATAGTTGAATCGGGTCAGATGGTGTCTGATTTTTTTACTACAGGAATTTATGAGTTATTAACTAAATTTACAGCGTGGTTTGTTAAATGGTCTGTTGTCGCTATGTGGAAAGCCAAGCTGGCTGCAATTGCGTTTTCCTGGGATGTCGCTCAAGAGCTAATAACCACACTGAATATTAGCGGTTACATTAATGCTGCTTGGTCTACGCTGGATAGTAAAGTATTGAATATGTTTGTTTATTTTAAAATACCTGAAGCAGTCAATATTGTCATGTCTGCGGGTGTTACTAAGTTTGTTATGAAATTCCTAGGCATTTAA
- a CDS encoding DsbE family thiol:disulfide interchange protein, giving the protein MLKLKYLLPLLLFVVLAVFLAVGLRLNPKDIPSPLIDKPAPAFSLPILATPEKTLSQQDLQGKVWLLNVWASWCVSCRQEHPLLLELAKRKQATIVGLNYKDEAQAAGQWLQQLGNPYDVSIMDTDGRVGIDYGVYGVPETFVIDKRGVIRYKHTGPVEPGDIERIFLPLLQTLNQESA; this is encoded by the coding sequence ATGCTTAAACTGAAATATTTATTGCCATTGCTTTTGTTTGTGGTGCTGGCGGTTTTTTTAGCGGTTGGGTTGCGTCTCAATCCGAAAGACATTCCATCGCCTTTAATCGACAAACCCGCGCCGGCGTTTTCGTTGCCGATCCTGGCCACACCCGAGAAAACCTTATCCCAACAGGATTTGCAGGGCAAGGTCTGGCTACTGAATGTATGGGCATCCTGGTGCGTATCCTGCAGACAGGAACATCCTCTATTGCTTGAATTGGCCAAACGTAAACAGGCGACCATCGTCGGTTTGAATTACAAAGACGAGGCGCAAGCCGCCGGCCAATGGCTACAACAACTGGGTAATCCTTACGATGTAAGCATTATGGATACCGACGGCAGAGTCGGTATCGATTACGGTGTGTACGGCGTACCGGAAACTTTTGTGATCGACAAACGCGGCGTGATTCGCTACAAGCATACCGGTCCGGTTGAGCCCGGCGACATCGAGCGGATTTTCCTGCCACTGTTACAAACATTAAATCAGGAGTCGGCATGA
- a CDS encoding cytochrome c-type biogenesis protein, with protein sequence MKRLIILVLCLLAAPVSAVVEYHPFTDPAKEQAYQTLISELRCLVCQNQTIADSNADLAKDLRRQVYDMLQQGKSQQDVVNFMTQRYGDFVMYRPAFSMKTGLLWLGPIAFLLIGIITVVLLARHKKNAATQTALDGRQKTRLNELLQQGEED encoded by the coding sequence ATGAAACGGCTGATTATATTGGTTTTGTGCCTGTTGGCCGCTCCGGTGTCGGCGGTTGTGGAATACCATCCTTTTACCGATCCGGCCAAGGAACAAGCTTACCAAACCCTGATCTCCGAATTACGTTGTCTGGTATGTCAAAACCAGACCATCGCCGATTCGAATGCCGATCTGGCCAAAGATTTACGCCGACAAGTTTACGACATGCTGCAACAAGGTAAATCCCAACAGGATGTGGTGAACTTCATGACCCAACGCTATGGCGATTTTGTCATGTATCGGCCCGCCTTCAGCATGAAAACCGGTTTGTTGTGGCTAGGGCCTATCGCCTTTTTATTGATAGGCATAATCACAGTGGTTCTGCTGGCGCGTCACAAAAAAAATGCAGCAACGCAAACAGCATTGGACGGCCGGCAAAAAACCAGGCTCAACGAGTTATTGCAACAAGGTGAAGAGGATTGA
- a CDS encoding zonular occludens toxin family protein, with translation MATSIHHGPPGSFKSFTLVQRFAIDALKEGRVVITNIRGLTSIDRIQDQFPDYKFPDSADLWFINTDEEKYRQFMARWFHWVPLRALIIIDECQRVYPNRRDFRKEDLDKCDLMGFQPEPFNVEINDEYTGAKYIVHRPKDVDTAFDMQRHFNWDVYLSTPNIAKVKDFIREVAQTAYRHKSLGELLPLFFKNTWYEFQHDSENSGKLTSHISGKPRKYKADERIFNCYQSTATGEHIESKANQSVFGDAKVKFLLFVIVLAFSGFIYSVIQFASIHGDKSPPVSDAEALAGSPGSDKTRGAVSSKNPGASAGVARVDHVPLQQGGGFFDSLGFNLVQVAKQDLADLRHDVLMFLADSQDGLQVVRFTDLYNAGVRASVHGLCKIKLIAPDGSILDLGCTSALVSVCAAVLDTPTKVVRRDCHKYGEPKQQPDLPQNALVASASKILE, from the coding sequence GTGGCAACGAGTATTCATCACGGTCCGCCCGGTTCGTTTAAATCCTTTACCCTGGTTCAACGTTTTGCGATAGATGCCTTAAAGGAGGGTAGGGTAGTTATAACCAATATTCGCGGTCTTACTTCAATTGATCGGATTCAAGATCAATTCCCTGATTATAAATTCCCTGATTCGGCGGATTTATGGTTTATTAACACCGACGAGGAAAAATATCGGCAATTTATGGCGCGGTGGTTTCATTGGGTACCGCTTAGGGCGTTGATTATTATTGATGAATGCCAGCGCGTTTATCCTAATCGTCGTGATTTCAGAAAAGAAGATCTAGATAAATGTGACCTTATGGGGTTTCAGCCCGAGCCGTTTAATGTTGAAATTAATGACGAATATACTGGCGCAAAATATATTGTTCATCGTCCTAAAGACGTTGATACTGCGTTCGATATGCAGCGTCATTTTAATTGGGATGTTTATTTATCCACGCCTAATATTGCTAAAGTAAAGGATTTTATCCGTGAAGTTGCACAAACGGCTTATAGGCATAAGTCGCTTGGTGAATTGTTGCCCTTGTTTTTTAAAAATACGTGGTATGAGTTTCAGCACGATTCCGAGAATAGCGGAAAACTTACGTCTCACATTTCAGGTAAACCGAGGAAATATAAAGCCGATGAACGAATTTTCAATTGTTACCAGTCGACCGCAACCGGCGAACATATCGAAAGCAAAGCGAATCAAAGCGTTTTCGGTGATGCAAAAGTTAAGTTTCTTTTATTTGTTATTGTTCTGGCTTTCAGTGGTTTCATCTATTCTGTTATCCAGTTTGCGTCAATTCATGGCGACAAGTCGCCGCCTGTGTCTGATGCTGAAGCCCTTGCGGGTTCTCCTGGGTCTGATAAAACGCGCGGTGCTGTATCTTCTAAAAATCCTGGTGCTTCGGCTGGTGTTGCTCGTGTCGATCATGTACCTCTTCAGCAAGGGGGCGGTTTTTTTGATAGCTTAGGGTTTAACCTTGTTCAGGTAGCAAAGCAGGATTTAGCGGATCTTCGGCATGATGTTTTGATGTTTCTCGCCGATTCTCAGGACGGTTTGCAAGTCGTTCGGTTTACCGATCTTTATAACGCCGGCGTCCGTGCGTCCGTGCATGGTCTATGTAAAATTAAGCTGATAGCGCCTGATGGTTCTATTCTTGACTTAGGCTGTACCAGTGCCCTGGTCAGTGTTTGCGCCGCCGTCTTGGATACACCGACTAAGGTGGTTCGTCGGGATTGTCATAAATACGGCGAACCAAAACAACAGCCGGATCTCCCTCAAAATGCCCTAGTTGCAAGCGCGTCTAAGATTCTCGAATAA
- the ccmE gene encoding cytochrome c maturation protein CcmE translates to MKPHRKQRLMLIGLMLAGIGLAATFALKAFNENLMYFFSTTDVAEGKAPQDALFRLGGMVVKGSVERPGADLLVRFKLSDFSKEVTVEYSGILPDLFREGQGIVAKGRLDNRRVFVAEEVLAKHDENYMPPEVADSLKNAPEAK, encoded by the coding sequence ATGAAACCACACCGTAAACAACGATTAATGCTGATCGGTCTAATGCTGGCCGGCATTGGCTTGGCTGCAACCTTTGCCCTGAAAGCCTTTAACGAGAATTTGATGTATTTTTTCTCGACCACCGATGTCGCGGAAGGTAAAGCCCCCCAGGATGCGCTATTTCGTTTGGGCGGCATGGTGGTCAAGGGTAGTGTGGAGCGGCCGGGGGCGGATCTGTTGGTACGCTTTAAACTCAGCGATTTCAGCAAGGAAGTTACCGTGGAATATAGCGGCATTTTGCCGGATTTGTTTCGGGAAGGGCAGGGCATTGTAGCCAAGGGTCGCCTGGATAACCGAAGGGTATTCGTCGCCGAAGAGGTGTTGGCCAAGCACGATGAAAACTACATGCCGCCGGAAGTGGCCGATAGCCTGAAAAACGCCCCGGAGGCCAAATGA
- a CDS encoding heme lyase CcmF/NrfE family subunit, protein MIPEIGHFALILALCMAVVQGTLPLVGASKGIAGWVHVAKPAAFGQLLFMAIAYGCLTYSSIVHDFSVAYIAQNSNTGLPFIYLVSGVWGAHEGSLLLWALTLSIWTGLVAMFSKHIPDATRARVLGVMGLVSVGFILFLLFTSNPFARLFPAPAEGRDLNPLLQDPGLAIHPPMLYMGYVGFSVAFAFSIAALIEGKLDAAWARWSRPWTSIAWMFLTIGITLGSWWAYYELGWGGWWFWDPVENASFMPWLVGTALIHSLAATEKRGVFKTWTVLLAIFAFSLSLLGTFLVRSGVLTSVHAFASDPARGVFILVFLAVVVGGSLLLYAIRAPQVKSSASFELVSRESVLLINNVLLVVTAASILLGTLYPLVIDALGLGKLSVGPPYFNAVFIPLMAPLAIVVGFGMLLHWKRDELKTLSKSVWLIAVVCIAVAGLLPLLMPFYSWAAVLGLSLALWTLAVTGFAFKQRLQNWSFERLKQIPAGFYGMTVAHVGIAVFVVGITMTSVYSIERDVRMAPGDTLDMFGYIFNFHGVKQTEGPNYRAEQGYLTVTHDGETVAELSPQKRVYRVQTMPMTEAAIDAGLFRDLFVAIGEPLGEEGAWSLRVYYKSFIRWIWMGGVFMAVGGLLGAMDRRYRMLNKKAVLAHA, encoded by the coding sequence ATGATTCCCGAAATCGGTCACTTTGCCCTGATTTTGGCCTTGTGCATGGCCGTCGTGCAAGGCACGTTACCGCTGGTTGGCGCGTCAAAAGGCATCGCCGGTTGGGTGCATGTCGCCAAACCTGCGGCATTCGGGCAATTGCTATTCATGGCTATCGCTTACGGCTGTTTGACCTACAGCAGTATCGTGCACGATTTTTCCGTGGCTTATATCGCCCAAAACTCCAATACCGGTTTGCCGTTTATTTATCTGGTGTCCGGCGTATGGGGTGCGCATGAAGGCTCTCTGTTGCTATGGGCCTTGACCTTGTCTATCTGGACAGGCTTGGTAGCGATGTTCAGCAAGCATATTCCGGATGCCACCCGTGCCAGGGTATTGGGTGTAATGGGGCTGGTCAGCGTCGGTTTTATTCTGTTCCTGCTGTTCACTTCCAATCCGTTTGCCCGCCTGTTCCCGGCTCCTGCCGAAGGCCGGGATTTAAACCCCTTATTGCAAGACCCCGGTCTGGCCATTCATCCGCCCATGCTGTACATGGGCTACGTGGGTTTCTCCGTGGCGTTCGCTTTTTCGATTGCCGCCCTAATCGAAGGCAAACTCGATGCGGCCTGGGCACGCTGGTCGCGGCCCTGGACCAGTATAGCCTGGATGTTTTTGACAATCGGTATCACCTTGGGCAGTTGGTGGGCGTATTACGAATTGGGGTGGGGCGGCTGGTGGTTCTGGGATCCGGTGGAAAACGCGTCTTTCATGCCCTGGCTGGTCGGTACCGCATTGATTCATTCGCTGGCGGCCACCGAAAAACGCGGGGTATTTAAAACCTGGACTGTGTTGTTGGCAATATTTGCCTTTTCCCTAAGTTTGCTGGGGACGTTTTTGGTGCGTTCCGGCGTATTGACCTCGGTGCATGCTTTTGCCAGTGACCCGGCGCGCGGGGTATTTATTCTGGTATTTTTAGCCGTGGTTGTAGGCGGCTCGTTACTGCTGTATGCAATTCGGGCGCCGCAGGTCAAAAGCAGCGCCAGTTTCGAATTGGTGTCGCGCGAATCGGTGTTATTAATTAACAATGTGCTATTGGTGGTAACGGCGGCCAGTATTTTATTAGGTACCTTATACCCCTTGGTAATCGATGCCTTGGGCTTGGGCAAATTGTCAGTGGGTCCGCCGTATTTCAACGCGGTGTTTATCCCGCTAATGGCGCCCTTGGCGATTGTGGTGGGTTTCGGCATGTTATTGCATTGGAAACGTGACGAATTAAAGACATTGTCAAAATCGGTATGGCTAATAGCGGTTGTCTGTATTGCCGTTGCCGGCTTATTGCCTTTGCTGATGCCGTTTTATTCCTGGGCGGCGGTATTGGGTTTAAGTCTGGCCCTGTGGACGTTGGCGGTCACCGGGTTTGCTTTTAAACAACGCTTGCAAAATTGGTCGTTCGAGCGATTGAAACAAATTCCCGCCGGTTTTTACGGCATGACCGTGGCGCATGTCGGTATCGCAGTGTTCGTGGTCGGCATTACCATGACCTCAGTGTATAGCATAGAACGCGATGTGCGCATGGCACCCGGCGATACGCTGGATATGTTCGGTTATATCTTTAACTTTCATGGCGTCAAGCAAACCGAAGGCCCCAATTACCGGGCTGAGCAGGGTTATCTGACCGTAACGCACGATGGAGAAACCGTGGCGGAATTATCCCCGCAAAAACGGGTGTACCGGGTGCAAACCATGCCCATGACCGAAGCCGCAATCGATGCCGGCTTGTTCCGCGATTTGTTTGTGGCAATTGGCGAACCCTTGGGCGAAGAGGGGGCCTGGAGTTTGCGCGTCTATTATAAATCCTTTATTCGCTGGATCTGGATGGGCGGCGTGTTCATGGCCGTGGGCGGTTTGTTAGGCGCCATGGATAGACGCTATCGAATGCTCAACAAAAAAGCGGTGCTCGCGCATGCTTAA
- a CDS encoding phage/plasmid replication domain-containing protein, with protein MMFFDWLSCYQDFDFDLPIIADDGYCFIDFTAPEEDQLKTPRQNRIHHEGSYSTSIQVHVKGRRIVVSGNPSRFNRLDNLFGFQTIDQCLAVYNQILASLGLPLFTPCTKIGFIQKEQANGSIKLVPVANGVVLTTLHITSNISVGPGGCIDSYLKAISMLPYRHSVPRLHADGKTVDWLSKQGNARELYPSVYDKGHEMKFKTLPNIKRKYGEKSPEYQYIQQLQQYCESHGVARFEQKLNAPFLNRHNLQFYGLSDYSILETLHTDFLNLDHKMQVSSMNINTISETLINEGIVDNTRAANITALYALNWMNGQTFDPKKSQVQTHRARLRKIGIDILKPCNLLVFSPVIVKEVTEIHKQPLKAPDFYKHPNHLRLVA; from the coding sequence ATGATGTTTTTCGATTGGCTTTCGTGTTATCAGGATTTTGACTTCGATTTACCGATCATTGCAGATGATGGCTATTGCTTTATAGATTTCACCGCTCCCGAAGAAGACCAATTAAAAACGCCGCGTCAAAACCGCATACACCATGAGGGCAGTTATTCGACATCGATACAAGTGCACGTAAAAGGTCGCCGGATTGTCGTTTCTGGTAATCCATCCCGGTTTAATCGCCTAGATAATTTGTTTGGATTCCAGACTATCGACCAATGCTTAGCCGTTTATAACCAGATTCTTGCGTCTCTGGGTCTGCCTTTGTTTACCCCTTGCACCAAGATCGGTTTTATCCAGAAAGAGCAAGCGAACGGCTCTATTAAGCTCGTGCCCGTTGCGAATGGTGTGGTGCTTACTACCTTGCACATTACTTCGAATATCAGTGTCGGCCCTGGTGGCTGTATTGATAGTTACTTAAAGGCTATCTCGATGCTGCCTTATCGGCATAGTGTGCCAAGGCTCCACGCAGACGGTAAAACCGTCGATTGGTTGTCTAAGCAAGGTAATGCTCGGGAGCTGTACCCGAGTGTCTACGATAAAGGCCATGAAATGAAGTTTAAAACGTTGCCTAATATCAAACGTAAGTACGGCGAAAAGTCGCCCGAATATCAATATATTCAGCAGTTACAACAATACTGCGAATCGCATGGCGTTGCGCGTTTCGAACAGAAACTAAACGCCCCTTTTTTAAATAGACATAATTTACAATTTTACGGTTTATCCGATTATTCAATTTTAGAAACTTTACATACTGATTTTTTAAATCTCGATCATAAAATGCAGGTGTCTAGCATGAACATTAACACCATATCAGAAACACTTATCAATGAGGGCATTGTAGATAATACCCGCGCTGCAAATATTACCGCCCTTTATGCCCTTAACTGGATGAATGGACAAACGTTTGATCCTAAAAAATCGCAAGTCCAGACCCATCGCGCCAGATTGCGCAAAATAGGAATTGACATATTAAAGCCTTGCAATCTTTTGGTTTTTTCGCCGGTTATCGTTAAAGAAGTTACTGAAATACACAAACAGCCGCTTAAAGCGCCTGATTTTTATAAACACCCAAACCATTTGCGACTTGTCGCCTAA
- the ccmI gene encoding c-type cytochrome biogenesis protein CcmI, translating into MNTLFWLIVAGLILAALAMLVPALLKKQLPVDDDHQQRNIKIARQRLAELKQQLQEGALTQTQFDEQYNELQLILNDDIEAAAVVQTSAQQGRWIIPILAVVIPSVSLLIYLLLGDSNAMNKAELQANQSKAAENVAQMIGKLEQRLQQQPDDIEGWKMLGRSYTYLQQYQQAADVYAKLYRLQPDDTDIQLQYANNLAMARGGRMAGEPAQLIKQVLDKQPENGTALWLGGMAKAEEGDLNTARQYWQKLATLLPADSEPLQQVRQMLDAVEAELAKSTNAIASVDIQVAVDIDPAIKSKLAADTTLFVYAQAVTGPKMPLAIVKKQLGDLPLTLVLNDSMAMQPSTHLSEYPQLRIVARVSQSGQAMSQPGDLIGSAEVSQPFADKVTRVFINQVVK; encoded by the coding sequence TTGAATACGTTATTTTGGCTAATCGTTGCCGGCCTGATTTTGGCGGCGCTGGCAATGCTGGTGCCTGCATTATTGAAAAAACAATTGCCGGTTGACGACGACCATCAACAACGCAATATCAAAATAGCCCGCCAGCGCTTGGCGGAACTGAAGCAACAGCTGCAGGAAGGTGCGCTGACGCAAACCCAGTTTGACGAGCAATACAACGAACTGCAATTGATATTGAACGACGATATTGAGGCGGCCGCAGTTGTGCAGACTTCGGCTCAGCAGGGCAGGTGGATTATTCCGATACTGGCGGTGGTCATTCCTAGTGTGAGCCTGCTGATATATTTACTGCTGGGCGACAGCAACGCCATGAATAAGGCTGAATTACAAGCCAATCAGAGCAAAGCAGCCGAAAATGTCGCGCAAATGATAGGCAAGCTGGAGCAACGCCTGCAACAACAGCCGGACGATATCGAAGGCTGGAAAATGTTGGGCCGTTCCTATACCTACTTACAGCAATATCAACAGGCCGCCGATGTATATGCCAAGCTGTATCGTCTGCAACCGGATGATACCGACATACAATTGCAGTACGCCAATAATCTGGCCATGGCGCGCGGCGGCAGAATGGCGGGCGAACCGGCGCAATTGATCAAGCAAGTGTTGGACAAGCAACCGGAGAACGGTACCGCATTATGGTTAGGGGGGATGGCAAAGGCGGAAGAGGGCGACCTAAACACCGCCCGGCAATATTGGCAAAAACTGGCAACCCTGCTGCCGGCGGATTCCGAACCCTTACAGCAAGTACGGCAAATGCTGGATGCCGTGGAGGCGGAGCTGGCTAAAAGTACTAATGCTATCGCCTCTGTCGACATTCAGGTTGCGGTCGATATCGACCCGGCCATTAAGTCTAAGTTAGCCGCGGATACCACCTTGTTTGTTTATGCTCAGGCCGTGACCGGTCCTAAAATGCCGTTGGCCATCGTGAAAAAACAGTTGGGGGATTTACCGTTAACGCTGGTTTTGAACGACAGCATGGCAATGCAACCCAGCACCCATTTGAGCGAATATCCGCAGCTTAGAATCGTTGCCCGGGTATCGCAGTCCGGCCAAGCCATGTCTCAGCCCGGAGACTTGATCGGCAGTGCGGAAGTTTCGCAGCCGTTTGCCGACAAGGTAACCCGCGTTTTTATTAACCAAGTAGTCAAATAA
- a CDS encoding FeoA family protein: MMTSLKMLATGDSGRIVGFDQAGSAYRKKLLAMGLTPGTEFTITRFAPMGDPVEIKLRGFSLSLRKNEASVLMIEKL; encoded by the coding sequence ATGATGACTTCATTAAAGATGCTGGCGACCGGCGATTCTGGTCGTATCGTGGGTTTTGATCAGGCTGGCAGCGCGTATCGTAAAAAATTGCTAGCAATGGGATTAACGCCGGGAACCGAGTTCACCATCACCCGTTTTGCGCCCATGGGTGATCCGGTGGAAATCAAATTACGCGGGTTTTCGTTATCTTTACGTAAAAACGAAGCCTCTGTGTTAATGATAGAAAAGTTATGA
- a CDS encoding heme ABC transporter permease codes for MSFIPAPISRFFHRTASPPHFYALADKLMPWLTVLFLLLLIPGLYGGLIMAPADYQQGDSYRIIYIHVPAAWMSLFIYVLMAVMGGIALVWRMKLAEVMLISSAPIGAGFTFVALVTGSLWGKPMWGTWWVWDARLTSELILLFLYLGVTSLYGAIEDKRSAARAVSILALVGVVNIPIIHYSVEWWNTLHQGPTVSKMDKPSIHISMLIPLLLMAVAFKVYYAIAVLQAAKLELIKREPSAQWVKSLLENKA; via the coding sequence ATGTCTTTTATTCCCGCTCCCATTAGCCGTTTCTTCCACCGTACCGCGTCGCCGCCGCATTTTTATGCCTTGGCCGACAAGTTGATGCCGTGGTTGACGGTACTGTTCTTATTGTTACTGATTCCGGGTTTATACGGCGGCTTGATCATGGCGCCGGCCGATTACCAGCAGGGCGATAGCTACCGGATTATATACATACACGTGCCCGCGGCCTGGATGTCGCTGTTTATCTATGTATTGATGGCGGTGATGGGCGGTATTGCGTTGGTCTGGCGCATGAAGTTGGCGGAGGTGATGCTGATCAGCAGCGCGCCTATCGGCGCCGGCTTTACTTTCGTGGCCTTGGTGACCGGGTCTTTATGGGGTAAACCGATGTGGGGTACCTGGTGGGTGTGGGATGCGCGCTTGACTTCGGAACTTATCCTGCTGTTTTTGTATCTGGGTGTCACCAGTTTGTACGGTGCGATAGAAGACAAGCGCAGTGCGGCTCGGGCTGTATCGATTTTAGCTTTGGTGGGTGTGGTAAATATCCCCATCATTCATTATTCGGTGGAATGGTGGAACACGCTGCATCAAGGACCGACGGTCAGCAAAATGGACAAACCGTCCATACATATCAGCATGTTGATTCCGCTGTTGCTGATGGCGGTGGCGTTTAAGGTGTATTACGCGATTGCGGTATTGCAGGCCGCCAAATTGGAATTAATTAAACGCGAACCTTCCGCGCAATGGGTGAAAAGCCTGCTGGAGAACAAAGCATGA
- the hemN gene encoding oxygen-independent coproporphyrinogen III oxidase — translation MDQSIEFDLDLIKRYDKSGPRYTSYPTALELHEAFGEAEYRQHIDKSNTAGGPLSLYFHLPFCDTVCFYCACNKIVTKNRAHTAPYLDNLCKEITLQGALFDKNRKVNQLHWGGGTPTFLSYEQMKRLMDTTREYFNLHDDDSGEYSIEVDPRETDDKTIAQLRELGFNRISLGLQDFDPDVQKAVNRLQSREQTFAVLESARKEGFRSTNIDLIYGLPLQTSETFARTLEQILVYAPDRFSIFNYAHMPSRFKTQRQINEADLPSPAVKLEILQMVGQKLTDAGYVYIGMDHFAKPDDELAVAQREGKLYRNFQGYSTHSDCDLVGLGVTSIGRVGDAYMQNHKELEQYDLALSAGRLPVFKGVELDDDDHLRGAVITQLICHFDLTFSNIEKQFNIVFADYFGAELNNLQIMQNDGLISMDDAGIKVQPAGRLLIRNICMVFDKYLAQKQQQFSRVI, via the coding sequence ATGGATCAATCAATCGAATTTGACCTGGATCTGATCAAACGCTACGACAAATCCGGTCCACGTTATACCTCGTATCCTACCGCGTTAGAGTTACACGAGGCTTTCGGCGAAGCCGAATATCGCCAGCACATAGACAAGTCCAACACCGCTGGCGGTCCGCTGTCGCTGTATTTCCATCTTCCATTCTGCGACACCGTATGTTTTTACTGCGCGTGCAACAAAATCGTCACCAAAAATCGTGCCCATACGGCACCGTATCTGGATAATTTGTGTAAGGAAATCACCCTGCAGGGCGCTTTGTTCGATAAAAACCGCAAGGTGAATCAGCTACACTGGGGAGGCGGTACACCGACATTTTTAAGTTACGAACAGATGAAGCGGTTGATGGACACCACCCGCGAGTATTTCAATTTACACGACGACGATAGCGGCGAATATTCCATTGAAGTCGATCCGCGTGAAACCGACGACAAAACCATCGCCCAGCTGCGTGAACTCGGTTTCAACCGCATCAGCCTGGGTCTGCAGGACTTCGATCCCGACGTGCAAAAAGCCGTCAACCGCTTGCAAAGCAGAGAGCAAACCTTTGCCGTACTGGAATCGGCGCGGAAGGAAGGCTTTCGTTCGACCAATATCGACTTGATTTACGGCCTGCCGCTGCAAACTTCGGAGACTTTCGCCAGAACCCTGGAGCAAATATTGGTGTATGCGCCGGATCGTTTTTCGATCTTCAATTACGCGCACATGCCCAGCCGCTTTAAAACCCAACGTCAAATCAACGAGGCCGATTTGCCCAGTCCTGCGGTAAAACTGGAAATATTGCAAATGGTGGGTCAGAAACTGACCGACGCCGGCTATGTATATATCGGTATGGACCATTTCGCCAAACCGGACGACGAGTTGGCGGTAGCGCAGCGCGAAGGCAAACTATACCGTAACTTCCAGGGGTATTCGACACATTCGGATTGCGATTTGGTGGGACTGGGCGTGACGTCCATAGGCCGGGTCGGCGACGCCTATATGCAAAACCACAAGGAACTGGAGCAATACGATCTGGCACTATCGGCGGGACGCTTGCCGGTGTTTAAAGGCGTGGAACTGGATGACGACGATCATTTACGCGGCGCGGTAATCACGCAATTGATTTGCCATTTCGATTTAACCTTCAGCAACATCGAAAAACAGTTCAATATCGTGTTTGCGGATTATTTTGGTGCCGAATTGAATAATCTTCAAATCATGCAAAACGACGGTCTGATCAGTATGGATGACGCCGGCATCAAAGTTCAACCTGCGGGCCGCTTGTTGATTCGAAACATTTGCATGGTGTTCGATAAATATCTGGCGCAAAAGCAGCAGCAGTTTTCCCGCGTCATTTAA
- the ccmD gene encoding heme exporter protein CcmD, whose protein sequence is MTLANFFHMGGYAFYVWTSYGITAAVLLWNLFAPIVLRKQLLRELALKQKRAQR, encoded by the coding sequence ATGACGTTGGCAAATTTTTTTCACATGGGCGGTTACGCCTTTTATGTCTGGACCTCCTATGGCATCACGGCCGCAGTGTTATTGTGGAACCTGTTTGCGCCCATCGTGCTACGCAAGCAATTGTTGAGAGAACTGGCCCTTAAACAAAAACGCGCACAACGATGA